A region of Chloroflexota bacterium DNA encodes the following proteins:
- a CDS encoding ABC transporter permease, with translation MNFEIILHSGLATGTILLFAGIGAIFAERSGILNLGVEGMMLLGAMAGFSVSLSSGNAWVGLLVAMFAAGILSLAHGLVTIHFQADQVVSGLSLTFLGTGLALVLGEGLTGQNPPLIPDVSIPLLSQIPFLGPVFFENHSILVFVGYLFAPLSWYYIHKTRPGMHLRAVGQKPSAADTMGISVYGVRYFYTFVGGCLAGLAGATISLSVSPGWYSSQTTSGQGWIAIALVIFAQWNPLRAALGGYLFGAIRRGILDLQGPALLFGFANPLYVNSNLGFFLQMTPFLLTIVALVMGSRAAARKRLGSPAALGVPYVRGERGH, from the coding sequence ATGAACTTCGAGATCATTCTTCACTCTGGATTAGCCACCGGGACGATTTTACTCTTTGCTGGAATTGGCGCAATTTTTGCTGAGCGGTCAGGTATTTTGAACCTGGGCGTCGAGGGTATGATGCTGCTGGGCGCGATGGCTGGTTTTAGCGTATCGCTTTCCTCGGGGAATGCCTGGGTAGGTTTGTTGGTGGCCATGTTTGCCGCGGGCATTCTGAGTTTGGCGCATGGGTTGGTAACGATTCATTTTCAGGCCGATCAGGTTGTTAGTGGCTTATCGTTGACTTTTTTGGGAACCGGCCTGGCTCTGGTATTGGGTGAAGGCCTCACCGGACAGAACCCTCCCCTGATCCCGGATGTGTCTATCCCGCTGCTTTCACAGATTCCCTTCCTCGGCCCGGTCTTCTTCGAGAATCACAGCATCCTGGTTTTCGTCGGTTATCTCTTTGCTCCCTTGAGTTGGTATTATATTCACAAAACTCGCCCTGGTATGCATCTGCGGGCGGTGGGGCAGAAACCCTCTGCCGCGGATACGATGGGCATCAGCGTGTATGGGGTGCGCTATTTTTATACCTTTGTGGGTGGCTGTTTGGCTGGTTTGGCAGGAGCGACGATCAGCCTTTCGGTTTCGCCGGGCTGGTATAGCAGCCAGACAACCTCGGGCCAGGGTTGGATCGCGATTGCTTTGGTGATCTTCGCGCAATGGAATCCGCTGCGTGCTGCGTTGGGCGGCTATCTTTTTGGGGCTATCCGCCGCGGTATCCTAGATTTGCAAGGCCCGGCGCTGCTGTTTGGTTTTGCGAACCCGCTGTATGTTAATTCGAATTTAGGGTTTTTCTTGCAGATGACACCTTTCTTGTTGACCATCGTTGCGCTGGTCATGGGGTCACGGGCTGCTGCCCGAAAACGCCTGGGTTCTCCGGCGGCGTTGGGAGTACCCTATGTGCGCGGTGAACGCGGACATTAA
- a CDS encoding ABC transporter permease encodes MQKLFQKEWFSRLVDALLPVFATIAALAVGAVMLLLLKVNPIEAYGALWEGAFGSTNAIAETLVKATPLLLVGLGICISFRGDVINIGGEGQMVIGAIFATLLGLTLTDWPGWAVIPLSMLAGFLGGAIWGGIPGFLKARFNVNEILSTVMMNAIAVQLMNFLLRGPMIDPAQAELASQIPQTARLLEVFRLPRWVPTRLHLGALIAVVLAIFVYILLWRTTLGYRIRAVGQNPHASRYAGIKVNRYVVLALLLSGAFAGLAGATQVFGVNYRMITDGSASGFTGSAGFNGIVAALFGQLHPLGTIPASVLFGALLVGANKMQRVVQVPSALVTALNGLVVVFVVSSEIWRRRRQRRRLVVGDDDDQPQIPGDENAQSVEVMA; translated from the coding sequence ATGCAAAAATTATTTCAGAAAGAGTGGTTTTCCCGCTTGGTAGATGCCTTGCTCCCGGTGTTTGCCACAATCGCGGCTTTAGCAGTGGGTGCGGTGATGTTGCTGCTTTTGAAAGTTAATCCCATTGAAGCCTATGGCGCTTTGTGGGAGGGTGCTTTTGGTAGTACCAATGCGATCGCGGAAACGCTGGTAAAGGCGACGCCGCTGTTGTTGGTGGGGCTGGGCATTTGTATTTCCTTCCGCGGGGATGTCATTAATATCGGCGGCGAGGGGCAGATGGTGATTGGTGCGATTTTTGCGACGCTGCTGGGCCTCACGTTGACAGATTGGCCCGGCTGGGCCGTGATTCCCCTTTCGATGCTAGCCGGTTTTTTGGGTGGCGCGATTTGGGGTGGTATCCCCGGTTTTCTCAAAGCGCGCTTCAATGTCAACGAAATTCTTAGCACGGTGATGATGAACGCCATCGCTGTGCAGTTGATGAATTTCTTGCTGCGCGGCCCGATGATTGACCCGGCACAGGCTGAATTGGCCTCTCAAATTCCGCAAACCGCCCGCCTGCTTGAAGTATTTCGGCTGCCGCGTTGGGTTCCTACACGCTTGCATCTGGGCGCGCTGATCGCGGTTGTATTAGCAATTTTTGTGTATATTTTGCTTTGGCGCACAACCCTGGGCTACCGCATCCGAGCGGTGGGGCAGAACCCCCATGCTTCCCGTTATGCAGGTATCAAAGTTAACCGCTATGTTGTTTTGGCATTATTACTGAGTGGTGCTTTTGCTGGCCTGGCTGGCGCGACGCAAGTTTTCGGCGTCAATTACCGCATGATTACTGATGGATCGGCTTCGGGCTTTACCGGAAGCGCCGGGTTTAATGGCATTGTTGCTGCACTGTTTGGACAGTTGCATCCATTGGGGACGATTCCGGCATCGGTGTTATTTGGTGCTTTGTTGGTTGGCGCCAACAAAATGCAGCGGGTGGTGCAGGTTCCCTCGGCGTTGGTGACCGCACTCAATGGTTTGGTGGTGGTATTCGTGGTTAGCAGCGAAATTTGGCGAAGGCGCCGTCAGCGCCGCCGCCTGGTTGTGGGAGATGATGACGATCAGCCTCAAATCCCCGGTGATGAAAATGCTCAAAGCGTGGAGGTGATGGCATGA